The following proteins are encoded in a genomic region of Bacillus horti:
- the sdhA gene encoding succinate dehydrogenase flavoprotein subunit yields MSKGNVIVVGGGLAGLMATIKAAEAGVHVDLFSLVPVKRSHSVCAQGGINGAVNTKGEGDSPWEHFDDSVYGGDFLANQPPVKAMCDAAPGIIHLMDRMGVMFNRTPEGLLDFRRFGGTKHHRTAFAGATTGQQLLYALDEQVRRHEVRGLVTKYEGWDFLSAVIDDEGVCRGITAQNLINGEIHTFAGDAVILATGGPGIVFGRSTNSVINTGTAAAAVYQQGAVYANGEFIQIHPTAIPGDDKLRLMSESARGEGGRVWTYDKDGKPWYFLEEKYPAYGNLVPRDIATREIFHVCVDLKLGINGENMVYLDLSHKDAKELDIKLGGIIEIYEKFMGDDPRKLPMKIFPAVHYSMGGLWVDYNQMTNIPGLFAAGEVDYQYHGANRLGANSLLSSIFGGMVAGPKAIEYISGLNKSAEDISSTVFENEKQKQQGEYDSILNMNGTENAYVIHKELGEWMTDNVTVVRYNDRLQQTDDKIVELMERYKNINVNDTGKWNNQAASFTRQLWNMLQLARVITIGALNRNESRGAHYKPEFPERNDEEFMKTTKASFVPEENGPKLEYEDVDVSLIKPRKRDYSKAKEAAN; encoded by the coding sequence ATGAGTAAAGGAAATGTTATTGTAGTTGGTGGTGGACTAGCAGGGCTAATGGCAACAATTAAAGCTGCTGAGGCTGGTGTCCATGTTGACCTTTTTTCACTCGTGCCTGTAAAACGTTCTCACTCCGTTTGTGCTCAAGGTGGAATTAATGGTGCTGTAAATACGAAGGGAGAAGGGGATTCTCCATGGGAGCATTTTGATGATTCAGTTTATGGGGGAGACTTTCTAGCGAATCAGCCTCCAGTTAAGGCCATGTGTGATGCTGCGCCTGGTATTATCCATCTGATGGATCGTATGGGAGTTATGTTTAACCGTACACCAGAGGGATTGCTTGACTTCAGACGTTTTGGTGGGACAAAGCATCACCGTACAGCATTTGCTGGTGCTACGACGGGTCAACAGCTTTTATATGCATTGGATGAGCAAGTAAGAAGACATGAAGTAAGAGGATTAGTAACGAAATATGAAGGCTGGGATTTCTTATCAGCTGTTATAGATGATGAAGGTGTATGTCGTGGGATTACGGCTCAGAATTTAATCAACGGAGAAATCCATACGTTTGCTGGTGATGCAGTAATCCTAGCAACAGGTGGACCGGGGATTGTATTCGGTCGTTCTACAAACTCGGTCATTAATACCGGGACGGCTGCCGCTGCTGTTTATCAGCAAGGGGCTGTTTATGCAAATGGTGAATTTATTCAAATTCATCCAACCGCTATTCCAGGAGATGATAAGCTGCGGTTGATGTCAGAGTCTGCTCGTGGTGAAGGTGGACGAGTATGGACATATGACAAGGACGGTAAGCCGTGGTACTTCCTTGAAGAGAAATATCCTGCTTATGGAAACCTAGTTCCTCGTGATATTGCGACACGTGAGATCTTCCATGTATGTGTTGATTTGAAGCTTGGTATCAATGGTGAGAATATGGTATACCTTGACCTTTCTCACAAGGATGCCAAAGAGCTTGACATCAAGCTTGGCGGAATTATCGAGATCTATGAAAAGTTTATGGGAGACGATCCGCGTAAACTTCCAATGAAAATCTTCCCTGCTGTTCACTACTCAATGGGTGGTCTGTGGGTAGACTACAATCAAATGACGAATATCCCTGGATTATTTGCTGCAGGGGAAGTAGATTACCAATACCATGGTGCGAACCGCTTAGGAGCAAACTCCTTACTTTCATCTATCTTTGGTGGAATGGTAGCTGGGCCTAAAGCGATTGAATATATTAGTGGTTTAAATAAAAGTGCAGAGGATATATCCTCTACTGTTTTTGAAAATGAAAAGCAGAAGCAACAGGGTGAATATGATAGCATCCTGAATATGAACGGCACAGAAAATGCGTATGTCATTCACAAAGAGCTAGGAGAGTGGATGACCGACAATGTAACAGTTGTACGTTATAATGACCGTTTACAGCAAACAGATGATAAGATCGTTGAACTAATGGAGAGATACAAAAATATTAATGTAAACGATACTGGAAAATGGAACAATCAGGCTGCATCATTTACTCGTCAGCTTTGGAACATGCTTCAGCTTGCTAGGGTTATTACGATCGGTGCTCTTAACAGAAACGAGAGCCGTGGAGCGCATTATAAGCCTGAGTTCCCAGAGCGTAATGATGAGGAATTTATGAAGACAACAAAGGCTAGCTTTGTACCAGAAGAAAATGGTCCTAAGCTTGAGTACGAGGATGTTGACGTATCCTTAATCAAGCCACGTAAGCGTGATTATTCTAAAGCGAAGGAGGCGGCTAACTAA
- a CDS encoding tripartite tricarboxylate transporter substrate binding protein, with amino-acid sequence MWSKKVSVFLIILLVSLTALGCASGSSSDGSQGDDSNGEKKAITKWPSDRVTMILPFDAGGSLDRMMRTLSQHLENELDTKITIDNRPGAATQVGTTMFMNSADDGSFFFGGTQLYLSASIILQTADYDIDDFAMVNIEQFDPVVITVHKDSPIQTFEQLIEMAKNNPGKLSYSTVSGGPLHLTGVLLEDALDIKLNPIFYDGGGEMRNALLGKHVDFMIGNALGDSAIADQVRVLAVSAEEKMDLWPDSPTINDELKEYSVEIPQVGSVRFIGVHRTFKEKHPELFNHLVDAYESVYYSDEYQQFIEESNAVEVSEFRGPEKSDTLNKELHELLMKYKDEMSGN; translated from the coding sequence ATGTGGAGTAAAAAGGTATCGGTATTTCTTATTATTCTATTGGTTTCCTTAACAGCCTTAGGTTGTGCCAGTGGTTCAAGTTCTGATGGCAGTCAAGGCGATGATTCAAACGGTGAAAAGAAAGCGATTACAAAATGGCCTAGTGATCGTGTAACGATGATACTACCTTTTGATGCAGGTGGAAGCTTAGACCGTATGATGAGAACACTTTCTCAGCATTTAGAGAACGAGCTGGACACGAAAATTACGATTGACAATCGTCCTGGTGCAGCAACTCAAGTAGGAACGACTATGTTCATGAATTCAGCCGATGACGGTTCCTTTTTTTTCGGCGGCACACAGCTTTATTTAAGTGCCAGCATTATTTTGCAAACTGCGGATTATGATATTGACGATTTCGCAATGGTTAATATTGAGCAGTTTGATCCTGTTGTTATCACCGTACACAAGGATTCACCCATTCAAACGTTCGAGCAGCTTATTGAAATGGCAAAGAACAATCCAGGAAAGCTGAGCTATTCGACAGTTAGTGGCGGCCCCTTACATTTGACAGGTGTTTTATTGGAGGATGCCCTAGATATTAAGTTAAATCCTATCTTCTATGATGGGGGTGGAGAGATGAGAAACGCTCTGCTGGGTAAGCATGTAGATTTTATGATCGGTAATGCTTTAGGTGACTCTGCTATTGCAGATCAGGTTAGAGTATTAGCTGTTTCAGCTGAGGAAAAGATGGATCTTTGGCCTGATTCACCAACGATTAATGACGAGCTAAAGGAGTATAGCGTTGAAATTCCACAGGTTGGTTCAGTTCGATTTATCGGTGTTCATCGTACCTTCAAGGAAAAGCATCCTGAGCTGTTTAACCATCTTGTTGACGCTTATGAAAGCGTATACTACAGCGATGAGTATCAGCAATTTATAGAAGAAAGCAATGCGGTCGAGGTGAGTGAGTTTAGAGGTCCAGAAAAAAGTGACACACTAAATAAAGAACTGCATGAGCTTCTGATGAAATATAAGGATGAGATGAGCGGTAATTAA
- a CDS encoding succinate dehydrogenase cytochrome b558 subunit, whose protein sequence is MASTHFFNRKLHSLLGVIPVGIFLVQHLFINHFILYGEDSFNSAAHFMESLPLRYALEAFLIFLPLLYHAIYGLYIAFQARNNVTNYGYFRNVMFMLQRATGVILIIFIAWHVWETRIAAAFGAEVNAQMMGDIFASPVMIAFYIIGVVAATFHFANGMWSFCVTWGITVGPKAQRISTYIWMVVFAILSVGGVLIVFEFAKLS, encoded by the coding sequence ATGGCATCCACACATTTTTTTAATCGGAAGTTACATTCATTATTAGGGGTTATCCCGGTCGGAATTTTCTTGGTTCAGCATTTATTCATTAACCATTTTATTCTCTATGGTGAAGATAGCTTTAACAGTGCTGCACACTTTATGGAGAGTCTTCCATTACGCTATGCTCTTGAAGCATTTTTAATTTTCCTACCACTTTTGTACCATGCAATTTACGGTCTTTATATCGCGTTTCAGGCCAGAAATAACGTTACGAACTACGGCTATTTCCGTAATGTAATGTTTATGCTACAACGTGCCACAGGGGTTATTTTAATTATTTTTATCGCTTGGCATGTATGGGAAACAAGAATTGCTGCCGCGTTCGGTGCTGAAGTTAACGCTCAAATGATGGGAGATATTTTTGCAAGCCCTGTTATGATTGCGTTCTATATCATAGGAGTGGTTGCCGCTACGTTCCACTTTGCTAACGGAATGTGGTCTTTCTGCGTCACGTGGGGAATTACGGTAGGACCTAAGGCTCAACGTATTTCAACGTACATTTGGATGGTTGTTTTCGCTATCCTTTCAGTTGGTGGAGTATTAATCGTATTTGAATTTGCTAAATTATCCTAA
- a CDS encoding tripartite tricarboxylate transporter TctB family protein, with the protein MLKSSAVVLLNRFIVATLIIVLAGIYFIDVQSLPNVRDKVLISPIFWIMLVFYPIILWQEWRTWKAKERAQQNKATNTKEEPEADEVEGKLSKKIVLFMGSIALYLALITSIGFVILTPVFLFALMYILGTRSWKVLLSVSLITTVLLYIFFVIWLGIPLPQGIGF; encoded by the coding sequence ATGCTTAAATCATCTGCAGTTGTTCTTTTAAACCGTTTTATTGTAGCTACACTGATTATTGTTCTAGCAGGAATTTATTTTATTGATGTACAGTCCTTGCCAAATGTTAGGGATAAAGTGCTTATTAGCCCGATTTTTTGGATCATGCTTGTTTTTTATCCTATTATTTTATGGCAGGAATGGAGGACCTGGAAGGCAAAAGAGCGTGCACAGCAAAATAAAGCTACGAATACGAAAGAAGAACCAGAAGCTGACGAGGTAGAGGGCAAGCTAAGCAAAAAGATCGTCCTGTTCATGGGCTCGATTGCGCTCTATTTGGCTCTTATTACTAGTATAGGTTTTGTGATTCTGACACCTGTTTTCTTATTTGCCTTAATGTATATCTTAGGAACTCGGAGCTGGAAGGTATTATTATCTGTTTCTCTGATCACCACCGTCCTTTTGTATATCTTTTTTGTCATCTGGCTTGGTATTCCTCTACCACAAGGTATAGGGTTTTAG
- the sdhB gene encoding succinate dehydrogenase iron-sulfur subunit gives MSEKVVKFRITRQAGPEGTPYDEEFTLPYRPNMNVISALMEIQRNPVNDKGEKTTPVVWDSNCLEEVCGACSMVINGKPRQACTALVDKLEQPIRLAPMSTFPVTRDLTVNRNRMFDALKKVKAWIPIDGTYDLGPGPRMAESKRQWAYELSKCMTCGVCLEACPNVNSKSPFIGPAPLSQVRLFNAHPTGEMQKEERLETIMDEGGITDCGNSQNCVQACPKGIPLTTSIAALNRDTTLQGIKKFLGS, from the coding sequence ATGAGTGAGAAAGTCGTTAAGTTTCGTATCACTCGTCAAGCAGGCCCTGAAGGAACACCTTACGATGAAGAGTTCACTTTACCTTATCGTCCTAATATGAACGTGATTAGTGCATTAATGGAAATACAACGTAATCCGGTTAATGACAAAGGAGAAAAAACAACTCCAGTTGTTTGGGACTCTAACTGCTTAGAGGAAGTATGTGGAGCTTGTTCTATGGTGATTAATGGTAAGCCGCGTCAGGCTTGTACGGCTTTGGTTGATAAGCTAGAACAGCCGATTCGCTTAGCTCCAATGAGCACATTCCCAGTTACACGTGATTTAACCGTGAACAGAAATAGAATGTTCGATGCTCTTAAGAAGGTCAAAGCATGGATTCCTATAGATGGAACGTATGACTTAGGTCCTGGACCAAGAATGGCTGAATCAAAGCGTCAATGGGCGTATGAGCTATCGAAGTGTATGACTTGTGGGGTATGTTTAGAGGCATGTCCAAATGTAAACAGCAAGTCACCGTTTATTGGACCTGCACCACTGAGTCAGGTTAGATTGTTCAATGCTCATCCTACTGGAGAGATGCAAAAGGAAGAGCGATTAGAAACAATTATGGACGAGGGAGGAATTACAGATTGCGGGAACTCCCAAAACTGTGTACAAGCTTGTCCTAAAGGGATTCCTTTAACTACATCTATTGCAGCCCTTAATAGGGATACAACTCTTCAGGGAATTAAGAAGTTCTTAGGATCCTAA
- a CDS encoding AbrB family transcriptional regulator translates to MDTLLFICLAFIGGKIGLKLKLPAGALIGAMLLVGAVKMLTEILEYFQPGDSLRFMVQMFLGAMIGLMFSKRIRALRVKELLMILVVGASSLVSSILFGWSFHSLFNQSLGTSIIAATPGGIAEMLTLADSVHADTQVVAFVHVMRFMILVLSLRLLIPYIKAKSGNHQLGEGS, encoded by the coding sequence ATGGATACTTTACTTTTTATCTGTCTGGCTTTTATCGGAGGAAAAATTGGGCTTAAACTCAAGCTACCAGCCGGTGCGTTAATCGGGGCTATGCTTCTCGTAGGGGCAGTTAAAATGCTTACAGAAATTTTAGAGTATTTTCAGCCAGGAGACTCCTTGCGCTTTATGGTTCAGATGTTCCTGGGAGCGATGATTGGACTAATGTTTAGCAAAAGAATAAGGGCATTGAGGGTTAAGGAACTTTTAATGATTCTGGTGGTAGGAGCCAGTAGTCTAGTTAGCTCTATTCTTTTTGGCTGGTCTTTTCATTCCTTGTTCAATCAATCCTTGGGGACTTCTATCATAGCCGCAACTCCAGGTGGAATTGCGGAAATGCTGACTTTAGCTGATTCTGTGCATGCTGATACACAGGTTGTTGCGTTTGTACACGTTATGAGATTCATGATTCTAGTCCTTAGCCTACGGCTTCTTATCCCTTATATCAAAGCTAAATCAGGAAATCATCAACTAGGTGAAGGCTCATGA
- a CDS encoding aspartate kinase, whose amino-acid sequence MSLLVQKFGGTSVGSAERIQHVAKRIKQELQRGNQLVVVVSAMGKSTDQLIGLAKELNAAPEPREMDMLLATGEQVTISLLSMALHALGIKATSMTGWQAGIQTEAVHAKARIKAIDTKAMLEKLEDGQVVIVAGFQGASEDGQITTLGRGGSDTTAVALAAALKAERCDIFTDVTGVYTADPRVVPLARQLTQISYDEMLELAHLGAGVLHPRAVECAKNNNVCLSVRSSFEDVEGTIVKEEPAMEDGLVVHGVAHDKQVTKVTVRGMKKRIGALSGLFSLLAKAHINVDIIINQSMYDLDYTNISFSIHQDELRNTLTVLENNKENLVYKDIIYEEDLCKVSIVGAGMISNPGVAAEMFDCLSTENIEIKMVSTSEIKVSCVIPQVDMLRAVQALHTTFGLDKAKAKAYQE is encoded by the coding sequence GTGAGCTTACTAGTACAAAAATTTGGAGGAACATCTGTAGGGTCTGCTGAGAGAATACAGCATGTAGCGAAAAGAATAAAGCAGGAGCTACAGCGTGGCAACCAACTAGTGGTGGTTGTATCAGCAATGGGGAAGTCTACAGACCAGTTGATTGGCTTGGCTAAGGAGCTTAACGCAGCTCCAGAACCAAGGGAAATGGATATGCTGTTAGCTACAGGAGAGCAAGTAACCATTTCACTACTGAGCATGGCTTTACATGCATTAGGAATAAAAGCCACATCCATGACGGGCTGGCAGGCAGGGATACAAACAGAGGCTGTTCACGCGAAAGCTCGAATAAAAGCGATTGATACTAAGGCGATGCTAGAAAAACTAGAGGATGGTCAGGTTGTGATTGTAGCTGGCTTTCAAGGTGCTTCAGAGGATGGACAAATAACCACATTGGGACGTGGAGGGTCAGATACAACGGCTGTTGCCCTCGCGGCTGCTTTAAAGGCAGAGCGCTGTGATATCTTCACAGATGTAACAGGTGTATATACAGCAGATCCACGTGTTGTTCCACTTGCTCGTCAGCTTACACAAATCAGCTATGATGAAATGCTTGAACTTGCTCACTTAGGAGCAGGTGTCTTACATCCCAGAGCGGTAGAGTGTGCCAAAAATAATAACGTGTGCTTAAGTGTTCGTTCAAGCTTTGAAGATGTTGAAGGGACAATAGTAAAGGAGGAGCCTGCGATGGAGGACGGCTTAGTCGTTCATGGGGTAGCCCATGATAAACAAGTAACAAAAGTTACGGTAAGAGGTATGAAGAAGAGAATAGGGGCGTTGTCAGGCCTTTTTTCCCTATTAGCCAAGGCACATATTAATGTAGATATCATTATTAACCAGAGCATGTATGATCTTGATTATACGAATATCTCTTTTTCTATCCATCAGGATGAGCTAAGAAATACTCTTACTGTATTGGAGAACAATAAAGAAAATTTAGTCTATAAGGATATAATTTATGAAGAGGATTTATGTAAAGTTTCTATTGTTGGAGCAGGAATGATCTCTAATCCTGGAGTGGCCGCTGAGATGTTTGATTGCCTAAGTACAGAGAATATAGAAATAAAAATGGTATCCACGTCAGAAATAAAGGTTTCCTGTGTTATTCCCCAGGTCGATATGCTGAGAGCTGTTCAAGCACTTCATACTACATTTGGTCTAGATAAGGCTAAAGCCAAAGCTTATCAGGAATAA
- a CDS encoding DUF2507 domain-containing protein translates to MKEGNMLQHEAFHKPLLQMKGQSVPLLGYHLVRDHVLATITGEHQSSILYWAGKTLAEQFEFQSFEEIRNFFLDAGWGYLEVKQDKAAVKHFLLDSPQFQYRTLPVIESTFALECGFLSQALGKLEDKETEGDYRLQSKEQKDTVHFTVYFHDSPSEYKGNDSNMNESNNPQVGEKSSKEKSKQK, encoded by the coding sequence ATGAAGGAAGGAAATATGCTTCAGCACGAAGCTTTTCATAAACCATTACTCCAAATGAAAGGGCAATCTGTGCCTTTACTTGGATATCATTTAGTTAGAGATCATGTCCTTGCTACCATTACTGGGGAGCATCAAAGCTCAATTTTATATTGGGCTGGAAAAACACTTGCCGAACAGTTTGAATTTCAATCCTTTGAAGAGATTAGAAATTTCTTTTTGGATGCGGGTTGGGGTTACTTAGAAGTAAAGCAGGATAAAGCAGCTGTAAAGCATTTTTTGTTAGATTCCCCTCAATTTCAGTATCGTACACTCCCGGTTATTGAATCTACTTTTGCCTTGGAATGCGGCTTTTTAAGCCAAGCGCTAGGGAAGCTAGAGGATAAAGAAACAGAGGGTGACTACAGGCTCCAAAGTAAAGAGCAAAAGGATACGGTCCATTTTACTGTATATTTTCATGACTCGCCCAGCGAATATAAAGGAAATGATAGTAATATGAATGAAAGCAACAACCCCCAAGTAGGAGAAAAATCATCAAAGGAAAAATCAAAACAAAAATAA
- a CDS encoding AbrB family transcriptional regulator, whose product MMKPLVTKQLLIVPIAFLGATIGFMLQIPLGILVGSFLFIALSQVGGAGFKPFSRQVKQWIQMLIGGLVGLNLNHDMLDHFISLLFPGLLVSVAHILFACMVGILLNKLFQVDWLTAICGTIPAGMSEIAMVAEDAGADVQTVMLMHLFRVSFIITILPLLVSYLM is encoded by the coding sequence ATGATGAAGCCATTAGTAACTAAGCAGCTTCTCATTGTTCCCATTGCCTTCCTAGGGGCAACGATTGGCTTTATGCTTCAGATCCCCTTGGGAATTTTAGTTGGTAGCTTTCTGTTCATTGCTCTTTCTCAGGTTGGAGGTGCTGGATTTAAACCTTTTTCCAGGCAGGTGAAGCAATGGATTCAAATGTTGATTGGAGGATTAGTAGGGCTGAATTTGAATCATGACATGCTAGATCATTTTATTTCCTTATTGTTTCCTGGCTTGCTCGTTTCTGTTGCTCATATTTTGTTTGCATGCATGGTAGGTATTCTGCTCAATAAGCTGTTCCAGGTTGACTGGCTGACTGCGATCTGTGGCACAATTCCTGCAGGAATGAGTGAAATAGCAATGGTAGCAGAGGATGCGGGAGCAGATGTGCAAACAGTCATGCTTATGCATCTATTCAGGGTCTCATTTATCATTACGATATTGCCTCTGCTTGTTTCTTATTTAATGTAG
- a CDS encoding tripartite tricarboxylate transporter permease has product MIAWHDLLEGIQLFMTWQNFFLIIIGLTFGVVLGAIPGLTGSLGIAIMLPLTFNMDPLPALVFLLSIYTGGLYGGAITAILLNTPGSPAAVATTIDGYAMTKKGLAGKALGLSIGASAIGGFLGILVLLVIIQPLANIALKFGPIELFMVAIFGLTIIVSIQKAGFIKALYAGLFGILLGTVGMTSSGAVRGTFDNVYLLDGIPIIPALIGLFAVSELFFLADKNYVSNQRIKQNYKREVLTGIRASLSQKFNIIRSSAIGVFIGALPAAGSTIASIVSYSEARRFSKKSEEFGKGSEEGIVAAESANNASEGGALATMFVLGIPGSASTAMLLGAIIMQGWVPGPRLFIDHSAVLYGVIFSELVQEIFLLGIGAVLAMMASRIINVPTRVLIPLVIVFALIGSFAVRNLMFDAFLVFAFGLLGWYLRKNQFPVIAVVLGLILGPIADRELIRAMQLYQGDLFLAFFQRPISLALIIITILGIVLPIYFDKRKKRLAS; this is encoded by the coding sequence ATGATTGCTTGGCATGATTTGTTAGAGGGTATTCAGTTATTTATGACATGGCAAAACTTTTTTCTCATTATTATTGGCTTAACATTTGGGGTGGTTTTAGGTGCTATACCCGGTCTTACTGGGTCTTTGGGTATTGCGATCATGCTACCCCTAACATTTAATATGGACCCGCTTCCTGCTCTTGTCTTTTTATTATCCATCTATACGGGTGGCTTGTACGGAGGAGCGATTACGGCCATTCTCTTAAATACACCTGGCTCACCCGCTGCAGTAGCCACAACCATAGATGGCTACGCTATGACGAAAAAGGGGTTAGCTGGAAAGGCGTTAGGTCTTTCGATTGGAGCCTCTGCTATTGGAGGTTTCTTGGGAATCCTGGTTTTATTAGTGATCATTCAGCCATTAGCCAATATTGCTCTGAAATTTGGGCCAATAGAGCTGTTCATGGTAGCTATTTTCGGCTTGACCATCATCGTTTCCATTCAGAAGGCTGGCTTTATCAAGGCTCTTTATGCAGGCTTATTTGGAATTTTACTAGGTACGGTAGGGATGACCAGCAGTGGTGCGGTTCGGGGGACGTTTGATAACGTGTACCTTTTGGACGGCATTCCAATCATCCCGGCACTTATAGGTTTGTTTGCTGTTTCGGAGCTTTTTTTCCTTGCAGATAAGAATTATGTCAGCAATCAACGGATCAAGCAAAATTACAAACGAGAAGTGCTTACAGGGATTAGGGCTTCCTTAAGCCAGAAATTTAATATTATTCGTTCAAGTGCAATCGGAGTTTTTATCGGAGCCCTACCGGCTGCAGGTTCAACGATAGCAAGTATCGTGAGCTATAGCGAGGCTCGTCGCTTCTCGAAAAAAAGTGAGGAATTTGGCAAAGGGAGTGAAGAGGGCATCGTTGCAGCCGAGTCTGCTAATAACGCTTCAGAGGGTGGAGCCTTAGCAACGATGTTTGTATTAGGAATACCTGGGAGTGCTTCTACAGCCATGCTCTTAGGGGCTATTATCATGCAGGGCTGGGTACCTGGTCCCCGGTTATTTATAGATCACAGTGCTGTATTGTACGGTGTTATCTTTTCCGAGTTAGTTCAAGAGATTTTCCTACTGGGGATTGGAGCGGTATTGGCGATGATGGCCAGCAGAATTATCAATGTTCCAACCAGAGTACTCATTCCTTTAGTGATTGTGTTTGCTCTAATTGGCTCCTTTGCTGTTAGAAACCTGATGTTTGATGCTTTTCTGGTCTTTGCCTTTGGGCTATTAGGCTGGTACCTACGCAAGAATCAGTTTCCGGTTATTGCGGTTGTCTTAGGGTTGATTCTGGGGCCAATTGCTGACAGAGAATTGATTAGAGCGATGCAGCTTTATCAGGGTGATTTGTTCTTAGCCTTTTTCCAACGACCAATCAGTTTAGCGTTAATCATCATTACTATTTTAGGTATTGTTCTTCCCATCTATTTTGATAAAAGAAAAAAGAGGCTAGCTTCCTGA